The Impatiens glandulifera chromosome 3, dImpGla2.1, whole genome shotgun sequence genome contains a region encoding:
- the LOC124929558 gene encoding nuclear pore complex protein NUP85, with translation MPGVPSSNHGDSLVLAPFSMELEPPAVLSIHHAVKPPISLLSISWCRGNTLRVSVFGNSQTEKNVQQDGEVAGEVVEVKLSGVGNGEIDGAQWRRIAYGSVSPFALLQSRKNSLASLSKMESISPSNLDWQEYVAEYSNEILSLLGGPKLQSDSIFEDQMAVMKKDEEPTSLKAAWMLMHIFYADKQSETWISEQLVDWLTEYDCLLSATQSTVHSKLVNFQSEIVSLQAIENDPKYWEAISSALAVGWLDVVVKLLRLHGSYQLDQLAKRETENGLVEAVAVLISNMPRMRPEPESAKLGQFFMTKPDFVKGWDKWRAQITKLDCSAFWIRCDHRQTREGLKNILQIMLGNTSSLSNATYHWIELYISHLLYIRPFTLGLESMYNLAQKCLQLKPMSYSHMLMILLISILGENTEVVLAECSKSFGPWMVVHAIELLSAGSTPAEVLLKEEYDNLGGISMEELHRVVYALVLSSHSLTWQIAPIYLISCMKQGIGLLETLLYKQSVQQNQLLKTMEICRLYELGNMSSTVMRIAGVHNWKHGKKGSGVFWLQQARDEVRLNRISQQLFDFVGKSISDEGFKQWEGLIELLGSESKTAGGLEFLRQYRDLKRSLQHVRDTVSVESAQKAIASLVSLMKNPSTPQRFWLPLLYDSLNLINWQERPLLNTSQTNLLLNKLQELSMSRLRPDFVEADVPREALSSIRLALATNLGRVILEE, from the exons ATGCCTGGTGTTCCGTCGTCGAATCATGGCGATTCATTAGTCCTAGCTCCTTTCTCTATGGAACTTGAACCACCAGCTGTTTTATCCATTCACCATGCCGTTAAGCCTCCAATTTCTCTCCTCTCAATCTCTTGGTGCCGTGGAAATACGCTCCGCGTCTCTGTCTTCGGAAACTCTCAGACAGAGAAGAACGTACAACAGGACGGAGAAGTTGCCGGGGAAGTAGTGGAGGTCAAATTGAGCGGCGTTGGAAATGGTGAGATCGACGGGGCGCAGTGGCGGAGGATCGCCTACGGTTCTGTATCTCCGTTTGCACTCCTTCAGAGTCGAAAAAACTCATTGGCATCGCTTTCGAAAATGGAAAGCATTTCACCGTCTAACCTCGACTG GCAGGAATACGTGGCAGAGTACAGCAATGAGATCCTCTCTCTTTTGGGCGGTCCTAAGTTGCAGTCTGATTCGATTTTTGAGGATCAAATGGCCGTCATGAAG AAAGATGAGGAACCAACCAGTTTGAAAGCAGCATGGATGCTGATGCACATATTTTATGCCGACAAGCAGTCTGAAACTTGGATTTCTGAACAGCTTGTTGATTGGTTAACT GAATATGACTGTTTACTGTCAGCTACTCAGTCAACTGTTCATTCAAAGCTTGTTAACTTTCAAAGTGAAATTGTCAGCTTACAG GCAATTGAGAATGATCCTAAATACTGGGAAGCAATATCATCAGCTTTGGCAGTTGGTTGGCTAGACGTTGTG GTTAAATTATTGCGCTTGCATGGATCATATCAGCTTGACCAGCTTGCAAAGCGCGAg ACGGAAAATGGTCTGGTAGAAGCAGTTGCTGTTCTGATATCGAATATGCCGCGTATGCGCCCAGAGCCAGAATCTGCAAAATTAGGCCAATTTTTTATGACCAAACCTGATTTTGTAAAG GGATGGGATAAATGGAGGGCACAAATAACTAAGCTGGATTGCAGTGCATTCTGGATTCGATGTGATCATCGCCAAACTAGGGAGGGATTGAAGAATATATTGCAAATTATGCTCGGAAATACTAGTTCTCTTTCCAATGCAACTTATCACTGGATAGAATTGTATATATCTCACCTGTTATACATTAGACCTTTCACGTTG GGTTTAGAAAGCATGTACAACCTGGCTCAGAAATGCTTGCAGTTAAAGCCAATGTCTTATAGCCATATGTTGATGATACTTTTAATAAGCATTCTTGGAGAAAATACAGAG GTTGTTTTAGCAGAATGTTCAAAATCGTTTGGCCCCTG GATGGTGGTTCATGCTATTGAACTCTTGAGCGCTGGGAGCACTCCAGCAGAGGTTCTTCTGAAGGAAGAGTATGACAATCTTGGTGGAATCAGCATGGAGGAACTCCACCGGGTTGTCTATGCCCTAGTTCTGTCTTCACATTCATTAACTTGGCAG ATAGCTCCTATATATTTGATATCGTGTATGAAGCAAGGAATAGGCTTGTTGGAGACTTTGTTGTACAAGCAATCAGTGCAGCAAAATCAACTTCTCAAG ACAATGGAGATATGCCGTCTgtatgaacttggcaacatgAGTTCAACTGTAATGAGG ATTGCTGGGGTGCATAACTGGAAGCATGGTAAGAAAGGTTCTGGAGTCTTCTGGCTTCAACAAGCACGGGATGAAGTTCGTCTAAACAGAATTTCTCAACAGTTATTCGACTTTGTTGGAAAGTCTATTTCTGATGAAGGTTTCAAG CAATGGGAAGGATTGATCGAATTGTTGGGTTCTGAATCGAAGACTGCTGGGGGATTGGAGTTTTTGCGTCA GTATAGAGATCTTAAAAGATCCCTTCAACACGTTCGTGATACGGTTTCGGTTGAATCTGCTCAGAAAGCCATTGCTTCTCTTGTATCG CTGATGAAAAATCCATCCACTCCTCAGCGTTTTTGGCTGCCTCTTCTATACGACTCT CTAAATCTGATAAATTGGCAAGAGAGGCCTCTCCTCAATACATCtcaaactaatttattattaaataaactccAAGAGTTATCCATGTCAAGGTTGCGTCCAGATTTTGTTGAAGCAGATGTTCCACGGGAGGCCTTGAGTTCTATCAGGCTGGCTCTAGCTACCAATCTTGGACGTGTTATCCTCGAGGAATAG
- the LOC124932295 gene encoding probable transcriptional regulatory protein At2g25830 translates to MCSSSSSIRTFGIFLYRFSNGLSSRSPHSISLCIYPGTSLLTRGLSSSSTYSFSQWVRPIDLQSGIFVRKFLTSSPVCMGRRSCKIAGRKGIQDAKKAKLYGKIGKEVVSAVKRGGVNTVSNTVLAALLEKAKELDVPKEIIERNIKRASEKGQEAFIEKIYEVYGYGGVGIIVEVSTDKINRSVAAVREVVKDCGGKMADPGSIIFKFRRARVVNIQSSAALDKDQLLAIALDAGADDVIEPPIYEDDTHEEEDLSERYFKIVTSSENYSTILTKLRDEGISFEPDNGSEMLPITPIEVDDEGMDLNKELVSQLLELDDVDAVYTDQK, encoded by the exons ATgtgttcttcctcttcctcaaTCAGAACATTTGGGATATTTCTTTACAGATTTTCAAATGGGTTGTCCTCCCGAAGTCCCCATTCCATTTCTCTCTGCATATATCCGG GTACTAGTTTGCTGACTAGGGGATTGTCATCTTCATCAACGTATTCGTTTTCTCAGTGGGTTCGACCGATTGATCTCCAATCGGGAATTTTTGTTAGAAAGTTTTTGACTTCCTCTCCTGTCTGTATGGGCAGACGATCTTGCAAGATTGCTGGAAGAAAG GGAATTCAAGATGCTAAAAAGGCCAAGTTATATGGAAAAATTGGGAAAGAAGTTGTATCTGC TGTCAAGAGAGGTGGTGTAAATACAGTGTCTAATACTGTCCTGGCTGCTTTACTTGAGAAAGCTAAAGAACTTGACGTTCCAAAAGAAATTATAGAACGAAACATAAAGAGAGCTTCTGAGAAAGGACAAGAAGCTTTCATAGAGAAAATCTACGAG GTCTATGGTTATGGTGGAGTTGGAATCATTGTTGAGGTCTCAACAGATAAAATAAACAGATCGGTTGCAGCTGTTAGAGAAGTGGTGAAGGACTGTGGTGGTAAGATGGCTGATCCAGGTTCCATTATCTTCAAGTTTAGACGTGCTAGGGTTGTGAATATTCAGTCATCAGCAGCATTAGATAAAGACCAGCTTCTCGCCATTGCTTTGGATGCTGGTGCTGATGATGTCATTGAACCCCCAATTTACGAAGATGACACTCACGAAGAAGAAGACTTATCTGAAAG ATACTTTAAGATTGTTACTTCGTCGGAGAACTACTCGACGATACTAACAAAACTTCGTGATGAAGGAATTAGTTTTGAACCTGATAATGGAAGTGAAATGCTACCCATAACTCCCATTGAG GTGGATGATGAAGGTATGGACTTGAACAAGGAACTAGTGTCCCAATTACTAGAGCTTGACGATGTTGATGCTGTGTATACGGACCAGAAGTGA
- the LOC124928882 gene encoding uncharacterized protein LOC124928882, with amino-acid sequence MGFTGLQNGKTISLGKVVSDVSMQLNKLEISSSSAASSDSFELEQAECGCCGLKEECTTNYITQIKNRHSGIWVCGLCSEAVKERRISSENEDDEEAIRAHKRFYQEFNCTTRANPKLSLAFAMRTIARRSFEERLKSDNHLHHNLGNNNNNNHIVIARSSSCMPRIDLTKQ; translated from the coding sequence ATGGGTTTCACTGGTTTACAGAATGGAAAAACAATATCATTGGGAAAGGTTGTATCTGATGTGTCTATGCAGCTTAACAAGCTGgaaatatcatcatcatcagcagCATCATCGGATTCTTTTGAGTTAGAGCAAGCTGAATGCGGATGTTGTGGCTTAAAGGAAGAATGCACTACAAATTACATAACCCAGATAAAGAATCGACATTCGGGAATCTGGGTTTGCGGGCTTTGCTCGGAAGCAGTGAAGGAGAGACGGATTAGCAGCgaaaatgaagatgatgaagaggcCATTAGAGCTCATAAGAGGTTTTACCAAGAGTTCAATTGCACTACCAGGGCAAACCCTAAACTCTCTCTAGCGTTTGCGATGAGAACCATCGCCAGAAGAAGCTTCGAAGAGAGACTTAAATCCGACAACCACCTGCATCATAATCttggaaataataataataataatcatattgTTATTGCTCGAAGCAGTAGCTGTATGCCAAGGATCGATCTTactaaacaataa